From Planctomycetota bacterium, the proteins below share one genomic window:
- a CDS encoding hotdog domain-containing protein, with protein MSKKADKAARDHRGEKDRRLALRIMTMPKDTNPYGTVFGGVILSHVDQAGFVEARALGCHRWVTAAMTQVSFDSPVRLGDVATFWTRTIRKGTSSIDVRVDVEAERFDSGDIVPVTTATLTMVAVDPAGKPIPFENPPTAAYEVAR; from the coding sequence GTGAGCAAGAAAGCCGACAAGGCCGCCCGCGATCATCGCGGTGAGAAGGACCGCCGACTCGCCCTGCGCATCATGACGATGCCCAAGGACACCAACCCCTACGGCACGGTTTTCGGCGGCGTGATCCTGAGCCACGTCGACCAGGCGGGCTTCGTCGAGGCCCGAGCCCTCGGCTGCCACCGCTGGGTGACGGCCGCGATGACGCAGGTCAGCTTCGACTCGCCCGTCCGCCTGGGCGATGTCGCAACGTTCTGGACGCGGACCATCCGAAAGGGCACCAGCAGCATCGATGTCCGAGTCGATGTCGAGGCCGAGCGGTTCGACTCGGGCGACATCGTCCCCGTCACGACGGCCACGCTGACGATGGTCGCCGTTGATCCCGCGGGCAAGCCAATCCCGTTCGAAAACCCACCGACCGCGGCCTACGAGGTCGCGCGATAG